The window TTTTCGTCCAGACTATAAACAAATCCCCTAAAAATCTGTATTGGCAACCCACATATCCGTGCTGCTGCATGGGCGTGAGACGTTTTACATTGTTTCAAGTCGGCTCGCACAAACACACCTTCACCGACAAACGTAGCAAATATTTTGCGGGAAAAAGGCTATTCTGACCCATTTTTAAACATATCTGCGCGTTTGAGTTGCATGCGTCTCGTTGTTTTAATGAGACCGGTTCGTAATGGATAGGCCCCATGAAGCCTGTGGCTCGATTAGTTGAGTTACACTGGGCTGAGGCGCCGCCACGCTCTAGCGACTTGCTGCGCCTCCGAGGCTTTCATCGAGGCCTGTGGAAGGAAGGAGAGCCCCCGGCATTTCGACAGCAGTGCCACTAGGGGCTATAACTTTCACAGCCTATTATGAAGTCGCAGGTGCCTTTTGAGGTTCCAGATGGAATACCCAGAACATTTGTGTGTTGCCTAAATTGGAGTCCTACAGTTAAATGGTTGCAGTGGACTGCAATGGAATTAAAGGAACACACATTTATTCTACCACACACACTAGTCCCACAAACTAGGGGTTTACAGTGCCTTCCACAGTAATCACTCCCCTTGACTTActctacattttgttgtgatgcagcctgaattcaacaatttactacatcttttttttctcacccatctaaacacaatgactaagtgaaaacatttttagaattttttgcaaatgtattgcaaAATAAATATGtaatttacataagcattcaaacccatgttagaatcacatttgccAGCTTTTGCAGTGGTGAGAATTTTTGGGTAAGTCCACACCTGGATTTTGCAACATTTGTACAGTCTGAAAAAtgtattcaagctctgtcaaattggttgttgatcatttggttgttgatcattgccaaAAAGTCAAAACTATAAAcaggccactcgggaacattcaatgttggctaggtaagcaactccaatggatatttggccatgtgttttaggttattgtcctgctgaaagggggaTTTGTCTCCGAAAgtttgttggaaagcagactgatccaggttttcctctaggattttgctacagtctattccgtttctttttatcctgaaaacacTTCCAGGTTCTTGCAGATGACAAAcatgcccataacatgatgcagccatcaccatgcttgaaaatatgaagagtggtactcattgatgtgttgtgttggatttgcacaaacataacactttgttgtgaggacaaaaaaatgtatggagtaaaaagtacattttctttaggaatgtagtaaaagttgtcaaaaatataaatggtaaagtacagatatcccaAAAAACTAAAGTACTGCTTAAGTAAAGTATTTTtactaaagtactttacaccactgcctggttcagtttatcaaccagctaattattagaatcaggtgtgctagattagggttggagagagaatcTACAGGACTGTTGCtctccagtaacagggttgaGCCCTGctctacaggcttccttcttttcactctgtcatttaggttagtattgtggagtatcgacaatattgttgatccaccctcagttttctcctattacGGCCATTAAATTCTCTGTTTTTAAAGTCCTCactgacctcatggtgaaatccctgcgcggtttccttcctctgcgacaactgagttaggaaggacgcctgtatttctgtactgactgggtgtattgctAAATTATCCAAagggtaattaataacttcaccatgcttaatGGGATattcatctaccaataggtgcccttttttgTGTGGtattggaaaacatccctggtctttgtggttgaatctgtgtttgaaatgtactCCTCGACTCCGGGACCTTACTTGTGAgtgtggggtacaaagatgaGGGAGTCATTTAAAAGGAATGTTAAACACAATTAttacacacagtgagtccattcAACTTATTGTGTGGCTTGTTAAGCAAATTTGTGTGCATTTTCTTAATACTAACAGTGGGATGTAAATAGAAATGAAATATATCCGTGTCTGAAACATTAagttctaagtgtgtgtgtgtgtgtggggggggttgtcTCAGGTTAACTGGTAGAGAATAAATGGAGAATAATAGGTCATGTAATATCCCCACTAAGCTATACAACACACACTCATGACCACACCTCCACACATCAACCACAATAGTGCCCTGCTGCTTGTGAAACAATGCCAGCTACTGTAATtactgtgtgtgtgaaagagaggacAGATTTGAAAAAGGCTTATTTGCCTTTTGCAAATCTGAGTTGGATGAGTCATTGAATAAACCAAGCTGAAGGGAGTCAAACTACTTTTAGCAGTGATTCACATAGAAAATAAAGTCAAGAAAGAAGACAGGATGGTGGGAGAGCGGTGCAGAGGCAAGAGACGATAGTCCGAGCTGACAGTGGACGACATCTTAACATGACTTCTTACCATATCTATGGTCCAGTACAGAGGGTGAACTCCGATTGAACCCACACTGTAAACCCCAATGTGATACCATTACTCAAAACTTTTGAGGAAACCCGTTGCACTTCATATATCTGAGTACAGCTGCTTATTTTTTTTTAGTAATCATTACTCAAACTGATTTGTTAGTGAtagagacatggttgttgaatgtatttattttcagTTCTGTGCCCTTCACAAAGTGAGGTCCTAGGGGAATGTTATCTTTATAATTAAACTctttatgacaatacattacatatcttGTACGGCCTTATTTTGAAGCCTAGCTTTACCCTAATACAGTGGCCTGAAACTcgtggtttacaggccacatcagccctgcaagtagggttgcaaaattcctggAATTTAACCAAAATTCCCAGATTTGTGGAAAACCTTTGAAAATCTACCCACATTTTGCAACCTTATCTGCAAGTTGCATTATGTGGACTTGccaagtgatgtgtaattcctattggaatccagccagagttaaGATTTCCAAcaatttacatttttattcacCCGCAACCTGCATTCATAATGTCTTCCAGCGTTAGGAACAGTGTGAGGAGAATACCTAAGCCATTTTAAACTGGAATGACCATTCCAGTAAGTGGTGCTAAAAATCGAAATAAATGATTGGATTATTTTATAAAcatttatttatctttgtgtagcatacaATTAATCAGTTAATCACCCAATGTACATTCAAAAACACTTATAAACAGTTCCAAAAAATCTACCTTGGGATAAAAATGATTTGTTATAGTAACTTTAAAAAAATAGAGTTGATGTGACTTCTCATTTAGTTTTGAGTCAGTACCACAACCATTTTAAGTAATAATGACTTTTAATTATTAGAAGTATTTGAGTTAAAAATGCCTTAGGTTTTCATCAGCAATGAGGATATTTGCCAATAGTTTTATCTTGGTCAGTGCTATACAGGATACTTGGGAcatccttaaccctaaccataatccttaccttaaccagttTAAATGgcgtagggacgtcccaaggattgcGGCTAGCACAGACTGTTTTAAATTGAGTTTAAAGGAGGATAGCCGACATTGCTATTAGCTTACTCTCTCTAACAGAGTTAATAACCAAAAAGTAGTTCTTGACATCGTTACCTCCTGTTTTCTATATAGCTGTCCTGATGAATTTGATGAGACCTTTACTTCCGTGAGCTACTCAGGCTCTCTCAAAAGAGGCCTATTCCCCAGTAAACGTTAAATGgccatatatattttttctgtCGGTTTCATTCTTATTCAGCTATTTCATTCATTGTTAAGGCACCTGGGAAAACAGTTGGTGTTTCTGCAAATGTCCTCATTTTGTTGTCATCGTTCTTTAAATGATTTAGCCTTCTCGGCCTCTAGAAGCCATGTATAGAATTCTAGCTAATGTCATTGGCATTTGTATGaatagagagggtgtgtgtgtgtgtgtgtgtgtgtgtgtgtgtgtgtgtgtgtgtgtgtgtgtgtgtgttaaccaagAAGCTCCTGTCTTATTCTCACGTGAAACCTATTGTGAGGGCCCAAAAAGGGTTGAGGAGTGAATTGGAGCGAGAGACGAGGGAGAGCGACAGAAATAGTTTTTCATTCACTACACATTATCACATTAAGAATCAATGCCTCTCTCATTGGAGGTAGCAGTGCTAGTCCAGCTGAAATTGCATTGGGTTCTTTGCAACATATTACCTGATGTAAACACATACTGGCAAAATCAGGATGGAGTAGTTCAGAACCCGAATGTCTTTCTAGACACAAGtgggagagaaggtggggagttGGTCAGGCCACCATGGTAACACCCCCCAATCCCCTCTCACCCATCGCCTCTTATTCATCCCCATAGTAATAGCCAAGCTCTGTTGCCCTGGAGACCACAGGGGATGGCAgggaatgcagtgtgtgtgtgtgcgcgcacacaatCGGGAATATGAAAAGGCATTGGCAAGCTCCTGTCAACTTGGTGAAATGCATTTTGTTGCTGGAAAATACACACTATTTAACATCTGAACTTACGTATGAGGAGTGAAATTGGGCTTCTACCCCAGGAGAGTATAAACGAGGTTAATAACCTCTGAAGTTATACCACAACTTCATTGTGAGGCTTCTTCAGCTGCTATAACCCATCTCCCAAATATGGAAAATCCTTCCGTTTAATGTGTTTGTGTCTTGTGAGAGCAACCTAAAATGGGCTGTGAAATAATCGTCATTTTATCAAATGAACGCAAACTGCCAACTCACTGAGTTCCTTCATATCCCAGACAGAGTGACGAGGCAATGCAAGCAAattaaaatagttttttcccACATTGCTGTTTAGTCGTATATAAAAGCTATCCCTTTGAGCTCTTATTTTTTCCACAACGTGCCCTTTAGTCCTGTTGTGACCACTTGTCTGTCTGATAGGACTAATTACATGCTAATAGTGTGACGGACATGTTAATAACACATTAATAAACCAGTTTTCTATCTCCTCATTCgcccaccacccctctcccccccccgtcaggtctgtccccccccccccccctctcctccggCCTCCAAGATAGATTCCTTCAGGAGTAAGGTTGAGCTCCTCCGCCTGCCTCTGGCCCTCTCATCCAAGTCCATCAGCCACCGCAAGAGTCAGCTGGGCGGAGCCGGGCAGCACGGCACGGGGGGAGGAGAGGTGCCCACAGGGGCAAACCCCGCCCACCGGCCTCTGACATGGACAACGAGTCGCAGTACTCGGGCTACTCCTACAAGTCCTCACACTCCCGCAACTCTAGGAAGCACAGGTGGGTAAACACGTGTACGACATAGATACTTATACTGTACATGTACTCACACTCATTCTCTTGTTTCTACACTCTCACTTGCGTGAACATGCATGTCAGGGAAGCTGTGTATAACTTTGTTTACCTGGTTTGGTTAACCTCCCCCAAAAATAGAAAACCATGACAGTTACGGTTAACCCTCTtagtttctgtctctgtgtgtgatgtTCAGGGATAGGCGGGACAGGCACCGCTCCAAGAGCAGAGACGGCAGTAGTCGTGGAGACAAGTCGGTCACCATCCATGCCCCTGGAGAGCCTCTACTGGACACCGAGTCCACCCGCGGAGACGATCGGGTCAGAGTTCACTTCTTTCCTACAGTACATCTCCTCTCACTTCCACACCCTGAACTTTGATTGGGGGTCAATACCTGGCTTTagtttctctctgtctactctgtcTCTTATCACTCATCCTCTTGTCTTCTCCCATTTGTTCAGGTAATATTGCCTCTTCCCTGTCACACCTCCCAACATATGCTCAAAGaaatctccccccccccctctccctactCCAGGATGATAACTGGGGTGAGACGACCACCGTGCAGACTGGCACGTCAGAACACAGCGTCTCCAACGAGGACCTGACGCGCGTCTCCAAGGAGCTCGAGGAGTCCTCCCCGCTGGAATGCCGGCGTTTCTTGGGCCCAGGATTGGGCGCCGTCCTTGGCCTCTTCGCCCTGGTCACCCCCCTGGCTTTCCTGGCTCTGCCGCAGCTGCTGTGGCGCGAGGCCCTGGAGCCCTGCGGCACACCCTGCGAGGGTCTCTACGTCTCCCTGGCCTTTAAGCTCCTGgtcctcctcatctctacctgggCTCTGTTCCTGCGCCCGCCGCGCGCTACCTTGCCTCGCTTCTACGTCTTCCGCTGCCTGCTGCTGGCGCTCGTCTTCCTGTTCGTGGCGTCCTACTGGCTGTTCTACGGCGTGCGCGTGCTGGAGCCCCGGGAGAGGGACTACAGGGGCATCGTGGGGTACGCGGCGTCGCTGGTGGACGCGCTGCTCTTCATCCAGTACCTGGCCCTGGTGCTGCTGGAGGTCAGACACCTGCAGCCTGCCTTCTGCCTCAAGGTGGTGCGCACCACAGACGGGGAAAGTCGCTTCTACAACGTGGGACATCTCAGGTGGGTCTTGGAGACGTGTGTTTGTAGTTTACATGCTGTTTTGCATAGAGATTTGGGAGTGGGTTTCTATTGTGTGGGGTTCTGTGTAATGGTTGTTTAGTTTGTTTGCATTTTTAGTAACCTAGTACTCTGATTTCAGAGACTTATGATATCATTGTGGTTGGCCTGCAAATCTGTCAGTCGGAGATTAACCGAAACCCGCATTACCCCATCAGTCAGTTTGTTTGGGCTATTTGCATACAAATCTCTTCATTTCTTTGTTTgaatccccattagcttttgcagaggcagctgctactcttcctgggatccacacaagacacaaaacatgacaagtaacacAACACTGgtacactgatagacaaggacacTCACCCAAATGTAAAAtacaaacataataataataataataatacgaaGAAAAAAAAAGTGTGTGTCTGAGTATGTTTATTCTCCCTCAAAATGTTTTGGTTGCACCAGGCTATTTGGTTAGCAGTCATGCGTATGATCAAATGGGAGCGGTTGTGTCTGCTCCGCTAGTCATCTGGTTCCCACCTTAGTGTGTTTGAAGCAGCAAGGCCTGGGTTGCAACTATACCCCACCCAGCTGATCATCTAAAATAGCTGCAGGACCACctcgggttaagtgccttgctcaagggcacatcgccAGAGTTAATATGCTGCCAAAGGAATAATGATGATGCTGCTACTGATGATGATTAGGACATATTCCATAGTAATGACATACCTCCCTTGTTGTTCTCCAGTATTCAGAGGGCAGCAGTGTGGGTGCTGGACCGGTACTACAGTGATTTCCCAGTCTATAACCCTGCCCTCCTCAACCTGCCCAAGTCCATCCTCTCTAAGAAGAGTTCTGGCTTCAAAGTCTACACTCTGGGTGAAGGTAAGTCTCGAATGCTATCCTTTCCGTCTCTCATCGTCTCGCCCCTCTTTTCCCTCAGTCATTTTCTCACCTCTTCGCCTCTTGTCTtctatgtgtttttttttttttgttgcaaagaAATTGTAACATTAGATGTTTGTTGATCCTTTTTCTTTATTGTGATTTTTCTTCCAGAGAACAACACTAACAACTCTACGGGTCAGTCCAGAGCGATGATCGCTGCGGCCGCCCGCAGGAGAGACAACTCCCACAACGAGTATTACTACGAGGAGGCAGAGATGGACCGCAGGGTCCGCAAGCGCAAGGCCAGGTGAGGAGGGGAGACACGCTGGGCTGGGTAGATCTTTAAAGAAAGAACATTTCAATCCATTTGTTGTAGAAAAACTGCTTTTGtgaaaagtgcattttttttgtgTCATTTGGTGAGTTAAACAGTTCAAGACTAATCAAGGGAACATCACAGATTTTTCAAACCCCAAAAATAGtagatttaaatatatatatttttgaatttttcctattcttcttttttttacattacaatacaaaaacaaacgTATACATACGAACACCAACTTACAGACGCATCCAAACAATGTCTACATTTCATCCGCCTAGACCTGCCTGCTCATATCCCCATCCCTATTTCCTGCATTATTGTTTGCCACTTGGCCTTAAATGGTACCAATTTGTTTTTCTCCGTCGCCTGTGCTATTTCAATAAGGTGGACGTTATTTTAGCTCCTCTCAGTTTAGCGCTTGCAATACAAATGCTAGCCTGAAATGACACCTGCGCACTCATTACGCATGCCCTTttctcctcccaggctggtggTGGCGGTAGAGGAAGCCTTCACCCACATCAAGCGCCTCCAGGACGACGAGCCAGCCGCGTCATCCCCCAAACACCCCCGTGAGGTGATGGACCCCCGCGAGGCAGCTCAGGCCATCTTCGCCCCTATGGCCCGGGCCATGCAGAAGTACCTGAGGACCACGCGCCAGCAGCCCTATCACAGCATGGAGAGCATTATCAACCATCTGCAGTTCTGTATCACGCACAACATGACCCCCAAGGTGAGCCACCATTCCCTTAACATGATCACTACGCCCTCACAACATAATCACTACGCCCTCACAACATGACCCCTACGCCCTCACAACATGACCCCTAAGATGCCTATCAAACAGTAAGCTGTACACTCTTGATGTGACACCTATACCCTTTACATATGACCACTCCACTCTTAAATAGGACCCGTATACCCCAAATAACAGCCCATATAAGACACTATTCTTGACCGTAAAGGGATTGATATAAGCATGTTTCCCCTGAGGAATAATATCTAGCCTACTTTACATTCCACGGAGAGAAATTGCACACTACAAACATTTAACTCCGAGCGGTTGCCCCACTTTCGATATGACGTCCCACCCTGGCTGGCTGTCTGCTtcttctctgtgtgtttctctcaggCCTTCCTGGAGCGCTACCTTTCTCCAGGCCCCACGCTGCAGTACCAGCGGGAGAACGGTATGGGTCGCCAGTGGACTCTAGTGAGCGAGGAGCCGGTGACATCAGCCCTGAGTCGGGGTCTAGTCTTCTCCCTGCGACGTCTCGACTTCTCCCTGGTTGTCACGGTGAcgcccctccccttcctccacctGGGGGAGGAGTTTATCGACCCCAAGAGCCACAAGTTTGTCATGAGGCTGCAGTCGGAAACCTCTgtgtagagggagagaaagtagtggataggggggggggtgcgagagaggaagagggaaccTATGCTTCAACTTTTCTCAAAGCCCATCTCTCTCAGTATTGACCTCCGTGTGAAAAAGGGAGAGAAGACGGCTGTCTCTTTTTTTGCACAAAGCAGTGGAAATGTGGCGTCTGCTACCAAGGGCTGGAGGAGAGACCTCTGTGGCTATCCCGTTTTATTAACTGTGTGTgaatgtctttgtgtgtgttactgtgttagtcaTTGTGACTTGTATGTTTCTCATTCCTTGACAGTAACTGGACCGCATTATTTGAAGTtgacattactacattactaacCAATGAACTGATAAAATATTAAAGATAAATGTGAATAGGAAGACTTgattaaaaaaatttttttttaagaaCTAGGAAAGTTATGTGCTTGCACAAGTTGCAAATTAGCTACGACGTCAACCAATCAGGTGATTGGAATCACTGAATCGACAAATAAACTGACTGCTTCCTGACAGTGGAACCATTTTCATTGGACAAAATCTGACCCTGGTCCAAAGGAAGTGGGTTGTTCTAGGGACAGCTGATGAATGTTTAGTTGAAACACTGACCAGCTGATTTTCATAAGAAATGAAACGTTTAGGATATTTTTTGTGACGTTAATTAATGGATGTTATGTTGGGGACTTTTGATGTGTTTTCCAGTGTTGGTTTTATAATGAAGAAGACGGAACAGATACAAAAAACAGACTGAACCTACTGTCGTCATGATATGAGAGGTTATTTTTGTTTTTCATGACAAATAAAAGTCCATATCAGATATAGGGCTGAGTCCCAATAGTATCTAATTTCTCCTGAATTGTGGACTCATTTACTACTTCCCATCAAAAGCATTGCCTTGGTGGAGGCCAGGCCTAGTGGGAGTTTCCACCATATTACTTATACCAGTCATCAAGTCAGTGAAGAAGTCATTTTtttggaagaaagagagacacatcCATAGTCATGTGTACAACATGACCACTGTACTGTTCTGAACATTTGACCATGCCTAAACACACAAACCAAcacatttgtttttttattaAGCTGTACTTGCGTGCAGTTTAAGATATTATTTGTTCGATTCAAGGCTCTGAGGTGAACATCAGCAACAGTCCTTATGGGTCCAGCACAAACAACGGTTCTTGGGCTCTTTGGCAGCTTAGAGCTgctgtagtctgtctcctatTGTTGTATATAAATGGTTTTATCTTTTTATATGTGTACCATATGTTTGAGACAATggtaggttttttttttttttctacatAAGAACTGCATTTTATTTGATATTTTTTAGTATCACTTGATGTGAATGTTTTTCATATTTCATAATTTTAGGACTAAATTGTTACGGCCTTCTAAATAAATTATCTCTCGTGATATGATGCTATGTGCCCCTCCCACaccggtctctctgtctcatattTAAATGTATAGTAGTATTGGAACGAAAATTGAAAATTAATAGATTTGTCAGAGAATGTACAATTCAAAGGAATAGTGTGGAATAACCTTTTATACTTGTGACTTTGACAAACTGTTTTTTGACAAGTATGTTAACGAAGCGGAAGCCTAACCACAAACAGTAGAGGATGTAGCCTCTGCATCAAACCTGTCACTAGAAGGCGGAACCGTATCCATTTTGAAGGTCACATTTCAATATGGCATGTGTTGTTCTCGCTCTTCTTACAATCTTACCAGGTAGGCTGCTTACTTTGAAATGTTTCTTGATTTCATTGAGGGTCTCTCTAAAACTCTGTCATTGTTAATACTTTGAAGTAATGAGTGATGAGAGGGGCAGGGTTGAGGTCAATTCTGTTTCAATCAAGTAAGTCAATTGAAATTACATTACAAGACTTTAAAGGAAATCCTCATTGAAAatgcacagttgaagtcggaagttagaAAAAACCTTGTTTTTCAACgtctccaaaaatgtcttgttatCAAACTAGAgtgttggcaagtcggttagcacatctactttgtgcatgacacaagtcatttttccaacaattgtttacagacagattatttcacttataattcactgtatcacaatttcagtgggtcagaagtttacttacactaagttgattgtgccttttaaacagcttggaaaattccagaaaactatgccatggctttagaagcttctgaatggctaattgacatcattttagtcggtgcttctttgcttgacatcatgggaaaatcagaagaaatccgccaaaacctcagaaaaaaattggagacctccacaaatatggttcatccttgggagcaatttccaaacgcctgatggtaccacgttcatctatacaaacaatagtacgcaagtataaacaccatgtgaccacgcagCTGTCTTACCGTTCAGAGCTGAAATAAATTagtctctctaatattattctgacatttcacattcttaaaataaagtggtgatcctaactgacctgagatggaatttttactaggattaaatgtcagaaattgtgaaaaactgagtttaaatatatttggctaaggtgtatgtaaattgtCCATTCTTGAATTAAATCATCTGAATAAAATGGGACTGACCCCAAACCCTGATAAAGGCACTTGCTATGAAGTCACCTTTATCGATTAGCTTTTTGAACTTTAATGTTGTACCGAAGATCAAGGTATATGAAACCTTTCATCCATACATATCACATCTCGTATGAAGTAGTTTCGGCTAATTTGACCACTTTTGATACAATTTGTTTAAGGTTAAGATTTCAAACCTCCATTGATACGTATTGCCTACGTCTTGACCCATGACCGAAATtgaaaacagaaacagaaagcCTAATTCTAAATTGTCCTAAATTATATACTATCTCATTAAAATGACAGTTATCACAAAACCAGTTATTTATTTAAACGGAATAATAATTTATGTTCATACTCTCAGAATATTGAAGCaattgatgatgataatgatgatgatctcTGTTATTACCATAAGGATACATATTTGAATTATGTTATATCTAATTCTGTGTATATTACTATACATGATACCATCAGGACAATCATTCCATTATGTTTCAGTGGTGATGGGAGATACCACTGGTTACCTGGGAGATTCGGTCACCTTGTCTTCAGGAGCCAACTCATCCTGGATCTTGAGCAAGATAGAGTGGTCTATATtcagcaacaacacctggattGCAACGTACAGGAAAGAAACAGACATTCTCAAAACAGACCGTTTCTGGCAGTTTCAGGGTCGTCTAAGACTCAACATCTCGTCCGGGGACTTAGAGATGTGAGGATAGGGGATGCCCTGGTTTACTCTGTTCTCCTTCAAGACTATAAGGGAGAGCAGCATAACGTACCTGTCCAGCTCACTGTGACAGGTAAGGCTCTCAATCACAACAACGTACCTGTATTAAAGGTGCACTCTAGGATTTCCATCAGATTTGCCGGCACAAGTGAGCCCAGAACCCAAGGGTCCCAAaatggcaattgaatgcaagcttcacccccccccccaaaaaaatgtattgttaaaCATTTCtagtctgtctatctatctatgggtaacagggtatACGTGTTATGCTCGACtcactcagttttccaccacaaaacaccagaaaaaggccaaaaaaaagagtagaaccagctcgcCTGCTTTTACATTATGATTTCaatattagatgttcaatgtttcttttgaaaaaatatgaatagttTCACAATATTAAAACaagagttcagttcacgtaacagggttgaccttaacatGAGGGACAGGCGTTTCATGTGATAAGATGAATCGCTAATcatatgaaataaataataatcttcagaaattaatttgtaaaaagcaacaaaataactagggctttacaatgatggtgaacaCTTTTGAGGTTGGGGTTAATTAAGTTGAGCTCTTTCTAGAAATCACAGAAGGTGCGGACaggagggacatgtcaaaatgaaGAATTTTGGCACTTTCTCACAGATGTATTGTATTTTCTATGAGATCTTATTcttataacaggcttttaaaacaGAATATTTGAGCACAATTTCtaattaaaatatcaaagggatgcaaaaCGTACTCATTTGGTGGATTAACTCtactgtattcatgttgtattcCCAGTTTTGTTTCTCGAAAATGTGTTTTCTATTCACGAGAGCTTCCTGTATTTCTGTTCAAATGTCCAGAGCGTCTCAGCAAGCCCAGCGTCCATAAGATCTTCAGCATGTTGAAGGACAGCCATTGTGTGATGGCTCTTCAGTGCTCCTCTTCAGTGAAGGACACCCACCTCTCCTGGGAACCAGAGGCTGCGTTTGAGGATGCCTTCTGGAAGGGGAATCCTAACACCAACGTCTCTGTCGTCTGGACGTCTTATAGCTCCAACAGAAATGCCACCTTCACCTGTACTGCCAGCAATGGGCTCTCTAAAGCCTCCAGGGTTGTGACGGAGAGATGCCAAGGTACGGTCACTTCTATGGCCATGATTCTTTCCCGGAACACATGATCTGACCAGAAAAACAGTGGTG of the Oncorhynchus gorbuscha isolate QuinsamMale2020 ecotype Even-year linkage group LG25, OgorEven_v1.0, whole genome shotgun sequence genome contains:
- the LOC124013747 gene encoding vang-like protein 2, producing MDNESQYSGYSYKSSHSRNSRKHRDRRDRHRSKSRDGSSRGDKSVTIHAPGEPLLDTESTRGDDRDDNWGETTTVQTGTSEHSVSNEDLTRVSKELEESSPLECRRFLGPGLGAVLGLFALVTPLAFLALPQLLWREALEPCGTPCEGLYVSLAFKLLVLLISTWALFLRPPRATLPRFYVFRCLLLALVFLFVASYWLFYGVRVLEPRERDYRGIVGYAASLVDALLFIQYLALVLLEVRHLQPAFCLKVVRTTDGESRFYNVGHLSIQRAAVWVLDRYYSDFPVYNPALLNLPKSILSKKSSGFKVYTLGEENNTNNSTGQSRAMIAAAARRRDNSHNEYYYEEAEMDRRVRKRKARLVVAVEEAFTHIKRLQDDEPAASSPKHPREVMDPREAAQAIFAPMARAMQKYLRTTRQQPYHSMESIINHLQFCITHNMTPKAFLERYLSPGPTLQYQRENGMGRQWTLVSEEPVTSALSRGLVFSLRRLDFSLVVTVTPLPFLHLGEEFIDPKSHKFVMRLQSETSV